In Flavobacterium sp. N3904, one DNA window encodes the following:
- a CDS encoding TolC family protein, translated as MKVSYLILFGGFFIGISSINAQDKTNLKLEEAIQLAWTKSNEISLANTKVETKKQELQSAKNNQYPDFKITGQYLRLTKATVDLKINAGSAVLPVPDQLLIGQASLKVPVFAGMKIQNGIKLQDNLFQAENAMASQTKEDVTMRVIDYYANLYKAQRTIELLKENQKSAEQRVTDFIALEKNGIIPRNDLLKSQLQVSQIQLTLDEALNNEKIINFYLVTLLKLPTETKLVVNESDLINFPKNAIPTDEQPAFQNRKDLAAVQYQEKATQNNIKMAKGDYYPNIALVGGYAALNLNNIITLENAMFFGVGLSYDISGILKNGTQVKIAESKALEVQNSEELLKDNIRIQVQQAITNYDLAVKQNIVYNQAVEQATENYRIVKDKYDNGLSDTNDLLEADVEQLKSKISETIAKVDVIQKYYELLSVTGQLSQTFNLSKI; from the coding sequence ATGAAAGTTAGTTATTTAATACTCTTTGGAGGGTTCTTTATTGGAATTTCATCCATCAATGCCCAAGACAAAACCAATTTAAAGCTGGAAGAGGCTATACAATTGGCTTGGACAAAAAGTAATGAAATTTCACTGGCCAACACCAAAGTGGAAACCAAGAAACAAGAATTGCAATCGGCTAAGAACAATCAATATCCCGATTTTAAAATCACAGGACAATACCTGCGTTTAACAAAAGCAACAGTTGATTTAAAAATCAATGCAGGGTCAGCAGTTCTTCCGGTACCAGACCAATTACTTATTGGCCAAGCCAGTCTGAAAGTACCTGTATTTGCAGGAATGAAAATTCAGAATGGTATAAAACTACAGGATAATTTGTTCCAGGCAGAAAATGCAATGGCATCTCAAACCAAAGAAGATGTGACCATGAGAGTCATAGACTACTACGCCAATTTGTACAAAGCACAAAGAACTATTGAATTATTAAAGGAAAATCAAAAAAGTGCTGAACAACGTGTAACTGACTTCATTGCTTTGGAAAAAAACGGAATCATACCCAGAAATGATTTATTGAAGTCACAACTTCAGGTTTCCCAAATTCAGCTGACGCTTGATGAAGCTTTAAATAATGAAAAGATAATCAATTTCTACCTAGTCACTCTATTGAAATTACCGACAGAAACAAAACTAGTGGTAAATGAAAGTGATTTGATTAACTTTCCTAAAAATGCTATTCCTACAGACGAACAGCCTGCGTTTCAAAACCGTAAAGATTTGGCAGCAGTGCAGTATCAGGAAAAAGCGACACAAAACAATATCAAAATGGCCAAAGGCGACTACTACCCCAACATTGCTTTGGTAGGAGGATATGCCGCTTTGAACCTAAACAATATTATCACATTAGAAAACGCCATGTTTTTTGGTGTAGGTCTATCCTATGATATCAGCGGTATTCTAAAAAATGGTACTCAGGTAAAAATTGCCGAAAGTAAAGCGCTTGAAGTACAAAATTCTGAAGAATTGTTAAAAGATAATATTAGAATCCAAGTGCAACAGGCAATTACCAATTATGATTTGGCAGTAAAACAAAATATTGTTTACAACCAGGCTGTCGAACAAGCTACTGAAAATTACCGAATTGTAAAAGACAAATACGATAATGGACTTTCGGATACCAATGATTTACTCGAAGCAGATGTTGAGCAACTGAAATCAAAAATAAGCGAAACCATTGCCAAAGTAGATGTTATTCAAAAATACTACGAGTTACTTTCAGTTACTGGCCAACTATCACAAACCTTCAACCTTTCAAAAATATAA
- a CDS encoding TetR/AcrR family transcriptional regulator, protein MKTDFNEKQIQILEVAERLFAEKGFDGTSIRDIAKEAKINIAMVSYYFGSKEQLLESIILNRISDIKLQLDILTLEKLDPLQKIHKLIELYIDKINSNRCIYKIMHFEFSSSQRVINLQAFTDLKKGNLKSIESIIQDGQEKGIFRKDIVVPLLTTTILGTYFHFHLNRPFYENLLHLNTEEEYNTYIKTTLTMHIQQTIKALLTYES, encoded by the coding sequence TTGAAAACGGACTTTAACGAAAAACAAATCCAAATTCTAGAAGTGGCCGAAAGGCTTTTTGCCGAAAAAGGATTTGACGGAACTTCGATACGAGACATTGCCAAGGAAGCCAAAATAAATATTGCGATGGTTTCCTATTATTTTGGATCTAAAGAACAATTATTGGAATCCATTATTTTAAACCGTATTTCAGATATTAAGTTACAGCTTGACATTTTGACTTTGGAAAAATTAGATCCACTCCAAAAAATACACAAGCTTATAGAACTTTATATCGATAAAATTAACAGCAATAGATGCATCTACAAAATTATGCATTTTGAATTTTCCTCCAGTCAAAGGGTAATTAACCTTCAAGCTTTTACAGATTTAAAGAAAGGAAATCTAAAATCTATAGAATCCATTATTCAAGATGGACAGGAGAAAGGAATTTTCAGGAAAGACATTGTAGTTCCGCTTCTTACGACAACTATTCTCGGCACCTATTTCCATTTTCATTTGAATAGACCTTTTTACGAAAATCTCTTGCACTTGAACACCGAAGAAGAATACAACACCTATATAAAAACAACTCTGACAATGCACATTCAACAAACCATTAAAGCCCTCTTGACATATGAAAGTTAG
- a CDS encoding GyrI-like domain-containing protein, whose product MTPRIEIISEKKLIGKRIQTSLANNKTADLWKSFMPRRSEIKNTKSSDFFAVQVYEATYFETFNPNTIFEKLATLEVSKFDNLPTEMESFTLSGGLYAVFEHKGHSIEIFDYIFRNWIPNSKYDLDHRPHFEILGAKYKKDDPNSEEEIWIPIKEKL is encoded by the coding sequence ATGACTCCAAGAATTGAAATTATATCCGAAAAGAAATTAATTGGCAAACGAATTCAAACATCACTTGCCAACAACAAAACCGCAGATTTGTGGAAAAGTTTTATGCCAAGACGCAGCGAAATTAAAAACACCAAAAGTTCAGATTTCTTCGCTGTGCAAGTCTATGAAGCAACCTATTTTGAAACTTTCAATCCCAATACAATTTTTGAAAAATTGGCTACTCTTGAAGTGAGTAAGTTTGACAATTTACCAACAGAGATGGAATCTTTCACTTTATCGGGTGGGCTTTATGCCGTTTTTGAACATAAAGGGCACAGCATTGAAATTTTTGACTATATTTTCAGAAATTGGATTCCCAACTCTAAATACGATTTAGACCATAGACCCCATTTTGAAATATTGGGAGCAAAATATAAAAAAGACGATCCCAATTCGGAAGAAGAAATCTGGATTCCAATTAAAGAGAAATTATAA
- a CDS encoding GNAT family N-acetyltransferase — translation MITTTRTTADNINFKNLVVLLDEVLKIKDGEDHHFYAQYDTLDKINNVVVCYQDDIAIGCGAFKQFDSNTVEIKRMFVLPDFRGKGIASLILKELEVWSSELKYISFVLETGTNNPEAIALYIKSGYEIIPNYGQYENVATSVCLKKSIR, via the coding sequence ATGATAACTACAACCCGAACAACAGCCGACAACATCAATTTTAAAAATCTTGTCGTTTTGCTCGATGAAGTTTTAAAAATTAAAGATGGCGAAGACCATCATTTTTATGCTCAGTATGACACACTCGATAAAATCAATAATGTCGTAGTTTGCTATCAGGATGACATAGCTATCGGTTGCGGTGCCTTCAAACAATTTGATTCCAATACAGTTGAAATCAAAAGAATGTTTGTACTTCCTGATTTTCGAGGAAAAGGAATAGCAAGTTTGATTCTAAAAGAATTGGAGGTCTGGTCAAGTGAACTCAAATATATCAGTTTCGTTCTAGAAACCGGTACAAACAATCCCGAAGCCATAGCATTATACATCAAATCGGGTTATGAAATAATACCAAATTATGGTCAATATGAAAATGTTGCAACCAGTGTTTGCCTGAAAAAATCCATTCGATAA
- the trpA gene encoding tryptophan synthase subunit alpha, giving the protein MNRINQKLQEDKKILSIYFSAGYPNLNDTVQIIQDLEKNGVDMIEIGLPFSDPLADGPTIQASSTQALHNGMTSQILFDQLKDIRQSVTIPLVIMGYFNPMLQYGVENFCKKCAEIGIDGLIIPDLPVDVYAEQYKATFEKYGLINVFLITPQTSDERIRFIDSVSGGFIYMVSSASVTGSQSGFGSTQEDYFKRIADMNLKNPQVIGFGINNAETFNQATQYAKGAIIGSAFITHLTENGTGKIEEFVKGIR; this is encoded by the coding sequence ATGAACCGAATAAATCAAAAATTACAAGAAGACAAAAAAATACTTTCCATCTATTTTTCGGCTGGATATCCCAATTTGAATGACACTGTACAAATCATTCAGGATTTAGAAAAAAATGGTGTCGATATGATCGAAATTGGATTGCCGTTTAGCGACCCATTAGCGGATGGGCCAACCATTCAAGCGAGTTCAACCCAAGCTTTACATAATGGAATGACCTCACAAATTTTGTTTGACCAATTGAAAGACATTCGCCAAAGCGTCACAATTCCGCTAGTCATTATGGGTTATTTCAATCCGATGCTACAATATGGAGTCGAGAATTTCTGTAAAAAATGTGCCGAAATAGGAATTGACGGTTTAATTATTCCCGATCTTCCGGTAGATGTATATGCCGAACAATACAAAGCCACTTTCGAGAAATATGGATTAATCAATGTATTCTTGATTACGCCACAAACTTCAGACGAACGCATTCGTTTTATTGACAGCGTTTCAGGTGGCTTTATATATATGGTAAGTTCTGCGAGTGTAACAGGATCTCAATCCGGTTTTGGTAGTACCCAAGAAGACTATTTCAAACGTATAGCCGACATGAATCTGAAAAACCCTCAAGTGATTGGATTTGGAATCAATAATGCCGAGACCTTCAATCAAGCGACACAATATGCCAAAGGAGCGATTATTGGAAGTGCATTTATCACGCATTTGACGGAAAATGGAACTGGTAAAATTGAGGAATTTGTGAAAGGGATTCGATAG
- a CDS encoding carbon-nitrogen hydrolase family protein, with translation MILAAAQTQPKRGDIDSNLLDHYRLIELAAKNGAQLLVFPELSITGYEREDATRLAFTKNDSRLDFLKKLAFKNKITIIAGAPIQIESDLFLGEFCISPNDTISIYTKQFLHTGEELYYQPSFDYNPILEIENERISCAICADIDHPKHAENASKNNSSIYIASIFFSPNGIPKAHESLQNYASQYQMNVLMANFGGDSYGSPSGGRSAFWNNKGELIAQMEDSGSGLLLVEKKNSDWSSKILND, from the coding sequence ATGATTTTAGCAGCAGCTCAAACCCAACCCAAACGCGGAGATATTGATTCCAATCTTTTGGATCATTATCGCCTTATCGAATTGGCTGCAAAAAACGGGGCGCAACTACTTGTGTTTCCGGAGTTATCCATTACTGGTTATGAAAGAGAAGATGCCACACGATTGGCTTTTACCAAAAATGATTCACGATTGGATTTTTTAAAAAAATTAGCTTTCAAAAATAAAATTACCATCATCGCAGGAGCACCGATACAAATAGAATCGGACTTGTTTTTGGGCGAATTTTGTATTTCTCCTAATGACACAATTTCTATATATACCAAACAATTTCTTCATACTGGAGAAGAATTATATTATCAACCTTCCTTTGATTACAATCCAATACTCGAAATAGAAAACGAGCGCATTTCCTGTGCCATTTGCGCCGATATCGATCATCCAAAGCATGCTGAAAATGCCAGCAAAAACAATAGTTCGATCTATATTGCCAGTATTTTCTTTTCGCCAAACGGGATTCCAAAAGCACATGAATCGTTACAGAATTATGCTTCACAATACCAAATGAATGTGCTGATGGCTAATTTTGGAGGAGACTCTTACGGAAGTCCATCAGGCGGCCGTTCTGCATTTTGGAACAACAAAGGAGAATTGATTGCCCAAATGGAAGATTCGGGTTCTGGACTACTGCTTGTAGAAAAGAAAAATTCTGATTGGAGTAGTAAAATACTAAACGATTAA
- a CDS encoding four helix bundle protein has product MKEIMLKRTKKFAIDCWILCSKLPKSREYNAYVNQLIRCSSSFGANYRASQRAKSAADFINKLKIVEEEADESHFFLEILFDITALEKTDTEFQPEIELLKKEANEIVAIIVSSLKTARINSAK; this is encoded by the coding sequence ATGAAAGAAATAATGCTAAAGAGAACAAAGAAATTTGCAATTGATTGCTGGATTCTTTGTTCTAAGTTACCAAAATCAAGAGAATATAATGCTTATGTAAATCAACTCATTAGATGTTCCAGTTCTTTTGGTGCAAATTATAGAGCTTCACAAAGAGCAAAATCAGCAGCAGACTTCATTAATAAATTAAAAATAGTTGAAGAAGAAGCCGATGAAAGTCATTTCTTTCTTGAAATTCTTTTTGACATTACTGCTCTAGAAAAAACAGATACAGAATTTCAACCAGAAATAGAATTACTAAAAAAAGAAGCTAATGAAATTGTAGCAATAATAGTTTCATCATTAAAAACAGCACGAATTAATAGTGCCAAATAA
- a CDS encoding gamma-glutamylcyclotransferase family protein, producing MQKLFAYGTLQDKDVQEDLFGRILQGTPETLIGYELNEIQIEEEFGIVHYPIIMETENSDDTIDGIVYEVTVNELRQADLYEGKHYKRVEVQLQSNQKAWAYSAAI from the coding sequence ATGCAAAAATTATTCGCTTACGGAACTTTACAAGATAAAGATGTTCAAGAAGACCTTTTTGGGCGTATTCTTCAAGGAACTCCAGAAACATTAATTGGTTATGAACTAAATGAAATTCAGATCGAAGAAGAATTCGGAATAGTGCATTATCCAATCATTATGGAAACCGAAAATTCAGATGATACTATAGACGGAATAGTGTATGAAGTAACTGTAAATGAACTTCGTCAAGCCGATTTATACGAGGGCAAGCATTACAAACGCGTGGAAGTGCAATTGCAATCGAATCAAAAAGCTTGGGCTTATAGTGCTGCGATCTAA
- the trpB gene encoding tryptophan synthase subunit beta, whose product MSYNVNEKGYYGEFGGAYIPEMLYPNVEELRQNYLKITADPEFQAEFDALLKDYVGRPTPLYFAERLSAQYNTKIYLKREDLCHTGAHKVNNTIGQILLAKRLGKKRIIAETGAGQHGVATATVCALMGLECIVYMGEIDIKRQAPNVARMKMLGAEVRPALSGSKTLKDATNEAIRDWINNPVDTYYIIGSVVGPHPYPDMVARFQSVISKEIKEQLLEKEGREIPDYVVACVGGGSNAAGAYYHFLDNPDVNIIAVEAAGLGVDSGESAATSALGKIGIIHGSKTLLMQTTDGQITEPYSISAGLDYPGVGPMHAHLFASGRAQFISITDEQAMDWGLQLSKMEGIIPAIESAHAFAVLDEMKFKKDDIVVINLSGRGDKDLNTYIDYFKL is encoded by the coding sequence ATGAGTTACAACGTCAACGAAAAAGGGTATTACGGAGAATTTGGAGGTGCTTACATTCCCGAAATGTTATATCCAAATGTAGAAGAATTACGTCAGAATTATTTAAAAATCACAGCAGATCCTGAGTTCCAAGCGGAGTTTGATGCCCTTTTAAAGGATTATGTAGGTCGCCCTACTCCATTGTATTTTGCAGAACGTTTATCGGCACAATACAACACCAAAATTTACCTCAAGAGAGAAGATTTGTGTCATACTGGCGCGCATAAAGTCAACAATACCATAGGTCAAATTTTACTAGCCAAACGATTGGGTAAAAAACGTATCATTGCCGAAACGGGTGCAGGTCAACACGGCGTAGCTACAGCTACTGTTTGTGCCTTGATGGGATTGGAATGCATCGTGTATATGGGTGAAATCGACATCAAGCGTCAAGCACCCAATGTGGCGCGAATGAAAATGCTCGGTGCCGAAGTTCGTCCAGCTCTTTCGGGGTCAAAAACCCTAAAAGATGCCACCAACGAAGCCATTCGCGATTGGATTAACAATCCAGTCGACACCTATTACATCATCGGATCAGTCGTGGGACCACATCCATATCCCGATATGGTGGCACGTTTCCAGTCGGTTATTTCAAAAGAAATAAAAGAACAATTACTGGAAAAAGAAGGCCGTGAAATCCCCGATTATGTAGTTGCTTGTGTGGGTGGTGGAAGCAATGCTGCTGGAGCCTATTATCATTTTCTAGACAATCCAGATGTAAATATTATTGCCGTTGAAGCTGCTGGCTTAGGCGTTGATTCAGGCGAAAGTGCCGCAACTTCGGCTTTGGGTAAAATCGGAATCATTCACGGAAGTAAAACCCTTTTGATGCAAACCACTGACGGTCAAATTACCGAACCGTATTCCATTTCTGCGGGACTTGATTATCCGGGGGTTGGCCCAATGCATGCACATTTGTTTGCTTCCGGAAGAGCACAATTCATCTCCATTACCGATGAACAGGCTATGGATTGGGGATTGCAGCTCTCTAAAATGGAGGGTATAATTCCAGCTATCGAAAGTGCCCATGCCTTTGCTGTTCTCGACGAAATGAAGTTCAAAAAAGACGACATTGTGGTGATCAACCTTTCTGGAAGAGGCGACAAAGATTTGAACACCTATATAGACTATTTTAAATTGTAG
- a CDS encoding phosphoribosylanthranilate isomerase, producing MELKICGMKYPDNILEVGSLLPDYMGFIFWPKSARYFDGNMPDLPKSIKKVGVFVNENISVIEEKIAKYDLQAIQLHGKESVEFCTELKTKFDTTIEIIKVFSADENFDFSVLKPYESVCDYFLFDTKGKLPGGNGTTFDWKILEKYPSTKPFFLSGGIGIEEVDSVKEISKTNLPLYAIDINSKFEIEPGLKDIKRLKDLKIEIIDAFKI from the coding sequence ATGGAACTCAAAATCTGTGGCATGAAATATCCCGACAATATACTCGAAGTAGGTTCGCTCCTACCCGATTATATGGGATTCATATTTTGGCCAAAATCGGCTCGCTATTTTGACGGAAATATGCCAGATTTACCAAAATCAATTAAAAAAGTTGGGGTTTTTGTCAATGAAAATATCTCTGTAATTGAAGAAAAAATAGCCAAATACGATTTACAAGCCATTCAATTGCACGGTAAGGAATCGGTAGAATTTTGTACGGAATTAAAAACTAAATTTGATACAACAATAGAAATCATCAAAGTGTTTTCGGCTGACGAAAATTTTGATTTCAGCGTTTTGAAACCATACGAATCCGTTTGTGATTATTTCCTTTTTGACACCAAAGGAAAATTACCTGGCGGAAATGGTACTACTTTCGACTGGAAAATATTAGAAAAGTACCCCTCTACAAAACCATTCTTCCTTAGTGGTGGAATCGGAATTGAGGAAGTAGATAGCGTAAAAGAAATTTCGAAAACCAATTTGCCGCTTTATGCTATCGATATAAATAGTAAATTTGAAATAGAACCAGGGTTAAAAGATATTAAAAGATTGAAGGATTTAAAAATTGAAATAATCGATGCATTTAAAATTTAA
- the trpC gene encoding indole-3-glycerol phosphate synthase TrpC, with translation MNILDKIIFDKKREVVIKKSIISVSQLETSVLFGKKTISLSQNLRNSNSGIIAEHKRRSPSKAEINYSFTVEEVVKGYESAGACGISVLTDGKYFGGSLDDLLLARASVNIPLLRKEFIVDEYQILEAKAHGADLILLIAAVLTREEIKSLSEFAKSLGLEVLLEVHNLEELEKSIMPTLDMIGVNNRNLKTFEVSLDFSKELASKIPDDFVKISESGISSIEAINELKPYGYKGFLIGENFMKTDNAGKAAKEFIEQLK, from the coding sequence ATGAATATTTTAGATAAAATCATATTTGACAAAAAAAGAGAAGTTGTTATCAAAAAATCCATCATTTCAGTTTCACAATTGGAGACTTCTGTTTTATTTGGTAAAAAAACTATTTCTTTAAGTCAAAATTTAAGAAACAGCAACTCTGGAATTATTGCAGAGCACAAACGCCGTTCGCCTTCCAAAGCTGAAATTAATTATAGTTTCACCGTGGAAGAAGTTGTAAAAGGATACGAAAGTGCCGGTGCTTGTGGGATTTCGGTTTTGACGGATGGAAAGTATTTTGGCGGTTCTCTAGATGATTTGCTTTTGGCAAGAGCCTCAGTAAACATTCCGCTTTTGCGAAAAGAATTTATAGTAGATGAATACCAAATCTTGGAAGCCAAAGCCCACGGTGCCGATTTGATTTTGCTTATCGCAGCAGTTTTGACTAGAGAAGAAATCAAATCATTATCTGAATTTGCAAAAAGTTTAGGATTAGAAGTATTATTGGAAGTTCATAACTTAGAAGAATTGGAAAAATCAATTATGCCAACGCTAGACATGATTGGCGTGAACAACAGAAATCTAAAAACATTCGAAGTAAGTTTGGATTTCAGCAAAGAATTGGCTTCAAAAATTCCAGATGATTTCGTAAAAATTTCCGAAAGCGGTATCAGTTCGATTGAAGCCATTAATGAACTGAAACCATACGGTTACAAAGGATTTCTAATTGGAGAAAACTTTATGAAAACCGACAATGCAGGAAAAGCGGCAAAAGAATTTATCGAGCAATTGAAATAA
- the trpD gene encoding anthranilate phosphoribosyltransferase, translating to MKNILNRLINHEILSKEEAKNVLVNISSGSYNPSQISAFLTVYMMRSISIEELAGFREALLELCIRVDLSDYNTIDLCGTGGDGKDTFNISTLASFVAAGAGIKVAKHGNYGVSSISGSSNVMEKLGVKFSNDNDFLEKCIDKAGIAILHAPLFHPAMKNVGPIRKELGVKTFFNMLGPMVNPSFPQNQLVGVFNLELARMYSYLYQNTPVNFTILHSLDGYDEVSLTGPTKMITSTKEGILNPADFGVRLLEQNEIEGGKTIEESAEMFMNIISGKGNEAQNNVVCANAGIAISTVTKCSTLEGFQIAKESLLSGKGFLALKKLQELSK from the coding sequence ATGAAAAACATATTAAATAGATTAATAAATCACGAAATTCTTTCGAAAGAGGAAGCCAAAAACGTATTGGTTAATATTTCCAGTGGGAGTTACAATCCAAGTCAGATTTCGGCTTTTTTGACCGTATATATGATGCGAAGCATTAGCATCGAAGAGCTAGCTGGATTTAGAGAAGCGCTCCTAGAATTGTGTATTCGAGTAGATTTATCCGATTACAATACCATCGATTTGTGCGGTACTGGAGGGGATGGAAAAGATACTTTCAACATTTCGACTTTAGCTTCATTTGTTGCTGCGGGTGCCGGGATAAAAGTAGCCAAACACGGGAATTACGGTGTCTCCTCAATTTCTGGTTCTAGTAACGTAATGGAAAAATTGGGCGTAAAATTCAGCAACGACAATGATTTTCTGGAAAAATGCATCGACAAAGCTGGAATTGCCATTTTACACGCTCCTTTGTTTCACCCTGCTATGAAAAATGTGGGTCCAATTCGAAAAGAATTGGGTGTCAAAACCTTTTTCAACATGCTCGGTCCTATGGTAAATCCATCGTTCCCACAAAACCAATTGGTAGGTGTATTCAATCTCGAATTGGCTAGAATGTATAGTTATTTGTACCAAAATACTCCCGTCAATTTCACCATTTTACATTCACTAGATGGTTATGATGAAGTGTCTTTGACTGGCCCTACAAAAATGATAACCAGCACCAAAGAAGGAATATTGAATCCTGCTGATTTTGGTGTTCGCCTTTTGGAACAAAACGAAATCGAAGGTGGAAAAACCATCGAAGAATCGGCAGAAATGTTTATGAATATTATTTCTGGAAAAGGAAACGAAGCCCAAAACAACGTGGTTTGTGCCAATGCAGGAATTGCAATTTCAACCGTTACAAAATGCTCTACTCTAGAAGGATTTCAAATAGCCAAAGAAAGTTTACTATCAGGAAAAGGTTTTCTAGCTTTGAAAAAATTACAAGAACTAAGTAAATAA
- a CDS encoding GNAT family N-acetyltransferase — MNITISETTELKIEDILNLYKANEWSSAEKPTQLYNGLLNSETLITAWEDKKLVGLGNAISDGHLTVYYPHLLVLPEYQGRGIGKMIVDKMQEKYNHFHMQILTADGKAVDFYKKNGFERAGNTEPMWIYQGNEH; from the coding sequence ATGAATATTACAATTTCTGAGACAACAGAGTTGAAAATTGAAGATATTTTAAATCTTTATAAAGCAAACGAATGGAGTTCAGCTGAAAAACCAACTCAATTATACAATGGTTTATTGAATTCTGAAACATTGATAACTGCTTGGGAAGACAAAAAATTAGTCGGACTTGGAAATGCCATTTCCGACGGTCATTTAACGGTATACTATCCTCATTTATTGGTTCTTCCAGAATATCAAGGAAGAGGAATTGGAAAAATGATTGTTGATAAAATGCAAGAGAAATACAATCACTTCCACATGCAAATCCTTACTGCCGATGGGAAAGCCGTCGATTTTTATAAAAAAAATGGTTTTGAACGTGCCGGAAATACAGAGCCAATGTGGATTTATCAAGGAAATGAACATTGA
- a CDS encoding c-type cytochrome, translating to MKTVKINFLVSCLFIFCFLSCNQQKDQKIKPIVNTQPEMELDLLALQAKNKLGKDTVVTIVNDPVYHKTKKYHAVNALLLLKNEIDLSKVNIKNTLIVFECIDGYKPEMPLELFLNAKSYLAFKDVDAPKGSNWEKIIKNGNEMNADPFYLVYTSVSSDNQEYKWPYNVIKFHFVSKNKNIEALQPKDDKKAMKGFVLFQKQCITCHAINGIGGEMGPELNYPKSVTEYWKESELIDYIVNPASFRHKVKMPTLGITKQQSQQIVDYLKYMSKNKI from the coding sequence ATGAAAACAGTTAAAATCAATTTTTTAGTTTCTTGCCTTTTTATTTTTTGCTTCCTTTCTTGTAACCAACAAAAGGATCAAAAAATAAAGCCAATAGTTAATACCCAACCCGAAATGGAATTGGATTTATTGGCTTTGCAAGCAAAAAACAAACTGGGAAAAGATACTGTTGTCACTATTGTAAATGACCCTGTTTATCACAAAACAAAGAAATATCATGCCGTAAACGCATTGCTTCTTTTAAAAAATGAAATTGATTTATCAAAAGTTAACATAAAAAACACGCTAATTGTTTTTGAATGTATTGATGGTTATAAACCTGAAATGCCTTTAGAATTATTCCTAAATGCCAAATCATATCTAGCATTCAAAGATGTTGATGCCCCAAAAGGCTCCAATTGGGAAAAGATTATAAAAAACGGAAACGAGATGAATGCAGACCCGTTTTATTTGGTTTACACATCAGTTTCATCTGATAATCAAGAATACAAATGGCCGTATAATGTTATAAAATTTCACTTTGTTTCAAAAAATAAAAACATCGAAGCCTTACAACCAAAAGATGATAAGAAAGCAATGAAAGGCTTTGTATTATTTCAAAAACAATGTATCACGTGCCACGCGATAAACGGAATAGGTGGCGAAATGGGACCCGAGTTAAACTACCCCAAAAGCGTAACTGAGTATTGGAAAGAATCTGAATTGATAGATTATATTGTCAATCCAGCTTCTTTCAGGCACAAAGTAAAAATGCCAACATTGGGAATCACCAAACAACAATCACAGCAAATTGTTGACTATTTAAAATATATGTCTAAAAATAAAATATAA